The region ATTAATGATAAAAATGGTGCAAATAATAAAAATATAGTTTGTTTGTAAATATTAGCTCTAAATATATTTTGGTTACTATCAAAATTTTTAAGATAAAAAAATACATCTTGCAAACTATTTTCATCTGAGTCTAAATTATCTAAAATTTCTGGTTTAAAGTTATTTAGCGTAATTTTTTCATTAATATTTTCTTCAATCACTACTATATCATTAAAATTATCACTAAATTTATATTCTATTGATTTTACATCTTTTAAAACCCAGTTATTATTAACAAAATTTCCCTCTTTAGCTGTTGTCAAAGTAGCTATTTCATTATTTTTAATTTTTAAAATTTCAATATCATTTATCTTGTTATCGCTGTAATTACCTATGTAAATATAATCGTTGTTATATCTAAAAAATAAATCATTTTTCTTACTGTTTACATAACCATATTTTAAAATATTTGATTTATATTTTTCTGAGTATGATAGATTTGTATAATTAAAAAAAATAGCTATTATAGAAAACAAAATACTAACTATAAAAGC is a window of Campylobacter sp. MG1 DNA encoding:
- a CDS encoding LptF/LptG family permease, which translates into the protein MNKVYFRYLFSLYFKNCFVFTIAFIMFYLMIDIFVNYNKLNLNTNIFLLYIFFTIFTAFYYVLPITQILSIIYTKITLIKKNEFIAFYSLGLSKNASLIPAFIVSILFSIIAIFFNYTNLSYSEKYKSNILKYGYVNSKKNDLFFRYNNDYIYIGNYSDNKINDIEILKIKNNEIATLTTAKEGNFVNNNWVLKDVKSIEYKFSDNFNDIVVIEENINEKITLNNFKPEILDNLDSDENSLQDVFFYLKNFDSNQNIFRANIYKQTIFLLFAPFLSLIIFYKLPIMPRFSDLNLIGLIYTFISLLFYGSLFLLLRFAQNGVINPEISILLPIFLIIIYSLIMFVKNR